The Exiguobacterium acetylicum genome includes a window with the following:
- the purH gene encoding bifunctional phosphoribosylaminoimidazolecarboxamide formyltransferase/IMP cyclohydrolase: MRALISVSDKTGIVELGRAFHEAGIELVSTGGTHQALEEAGLPVIGISEVTQFPEMLDGRVKTLHPMVHGGLLGRRDLESHREQMAAQQIQPIDFVVVNLYPFKQTVLQEDVAYADAIENIDIGGPSMLRSAAKNHAAVTVVVDPADYETVVAEVREGGTTFETRQRLAAKAFRHTAAYDALIADYFLTQTGEKFPDQLTITLEKVQDLRYGENPHQEAAFYKTPIYRGASLASAKQLHGKELSYNNIQDANAALEILDEFREAAAVVVKHMNPCGVAVGPTIGEAFRRAHAADPISIFGGIVALNREVDLETAEQLSGIFLEIIIAPSFTEEAFALLSAKKNIRLLELDVKRVQAIRYTAVAGGMLVQDSDDETLDDAAARVVTDRKPTAAEWEDLKLAWRAVKHVKSNAIVLAKDEVTVGVGAGQMNRVGSANIAITQAGEKAVGASLASDAFFPMGDTVEAAAAAGITAIIQPGGSIRDQESIDACNKHGITMIFTNVRHFKH, from the coding sequence ATGAGAGCGTTAATTAGTGTGTCGGATAAAACAGGGATCGTCGAACTAGGACGAGCGTTTCACGAAGCAGGTATCGAGCTCGTCTCGACAGGCGGAACACATCAAGCATTAGAGGAAGCTGGGCTTCCGGTCATTGGTATCAGTGAAGTCACACAATTCCCAGAGATGCTCGACGGACGTGTCAAGACGCTCCATCCCATGGTCCACGGTGGATTACTTGGTCGTCGTGATCTCGAATCCCATCGTGAACAGATGGCTGCGCAACAAATTCAACCGATTGATTTCGTCGTCGTCAATCTATATCCGTTCAAGCAGACAGTCTTACAAGAAGACGTTGCCTATGCGGATGCGATTGAGAACATCGACATCGGTGGACCAAGCATGTTGCGTTCAGCAGCGAAGAACCACGCGGCTGTGACGGTCGTCGTCGACCCAGCTGATTACGAAACCGTCGTTGCGGAGGTTCGTGAAGGTGGAACGACGTTTGAGACACGTCAACGTCTTGCAGCGAAAGCATTCCGTCATACAGCGGCGTACGATGCGTTGATCGCGGATTATTTCTTGACGCAAACAGGAGAGAAGTTCCCGGATCAGTTGACGATTACGCTTGAGAAGGTCCAAGACCTCCGTTACGGAGAAAATCCACACCAAGAAGCAGCCTTTTATAAAACACCGATTTACCGTGGGGCTTCCCTTGCTTCCGCGAAGCAGTTGCACGGTAAAGAGTTGTCGTATAACAACATTCAAGATGCAAACGCAGCTCTTGAAATCCTCGACGAGTTCCGCGAAGCAGCAGCCGTCGTCGTTAAACACATGAACCCATGTGGCGTTGCCGTCGGTCCAACGATCGGAGAGGCTTTCCGCCGCGCGCATGCAGCAGATCCTATCTCAATCTTCGGTGGCATCGTCGCCTTGAACCGCGAAGTCGATCTTGAAACAGCAGAACAACTAAGTGGTATCTTCCTTGAAATTATCATTGCCCCGTCCTTCACGGAAGAAGCATTTGCCTTATTGTCAGCGAAAAAGAACATTCGTCTGCTCGAGCTCGACGTCAAACGTGTCCAAGCGATCCGCTATACGGCAGTTGCCGGCGGCATGCTTGTCCAAGACAGTGACGATGAGACGCTTGATGATGCGGCAGCACGCGTCGTCACGGACCGCAAGCCGACAGCAGCGGAATGGGAAGATTTGAAACTGGCATGGCGCGCTGTTAAACACGTCAAGTCGAATGCGATCGTTCTCGCGAAAGACGAAGTAACCGTTGGTGTTGGTGCAGGACAGATGAACCGTGTTGGTTCGGCAAACATCGCGATCACGCAAGCCGGAGAAAAAGCGGTTGGCGCATCCCTTGCTTCCGATGCTTTCTTCCCAATGGGGGACACAGTCGAAGCAGCAGCAGCGGCTGGTATTACCGCAATCATTCAACCAGGTGGCTCGATTC
- the purN gene encoding phosphoribosylglycinamide formyltransferase, translated as MKIACFASGSGSNVEALFEAIEAGTLHASIELIVCDQPDAAVIERAKRRGCDVFVFRAKDYPDKPSFEREIIARLEAKGIERIILAGYMRLIGEELLGRYAGRIVNIHPSLLPAFPGKDAIGQAFRGGVKITGVTIHIVDEGMDTGPIMAQEAVRITEEMTRETLQQAIQRVEHRLYPQVIEEWMKEEANV; from the coding sequence TTGCATCAGGTAGCGGTAGTAATGTCGAAGCACTGTTTGAAGCAATCGAGGCAGGGACGTTACATGCCTCGATCGAACTGATCGTCTGCGATCAACCGGACGCAGCAGTCATTGAACGGGCGAAACGACGTGGATGTGACGTCTTCGTCTTTCGGGCGAAGGACTATCCGGATAAACCAAGTTTTGAGCGGGAAATCATCGCTCGTCTTGAAGCAAAAGGTATTGAACGGATCATCCTTGCCGGTTACATGCGATTGATCGGGGAAGAGTTGCTCGGACGATACGCAGGGCGGATCGTCAACATTCATCCGTCGCTACTTCCGGCGTTCCCAGGAAAAGATGCGATCGGACAAGCATTTCGTGGCGGAGTTAAAATCACAGGTGTTACAATTCATATAGTCGATGAAGGAATGGACACTGGACCCATCATGGCTCAAGAAGCCGTTCGGATTACAGAAGAGATGACGCGTGAAACGTTGCAACAAGCGATTCAGCGCGTCGAACATAGACTGTATCCGCAAGTCATCGAAGAGTGGATGAAAGAGGAGGCAAACGTATGA